The following nucleotide sequence is from Acidobacteriota bacterium.
GCGTTCGCTGACGAGCCGTCACTGCTGGTGGGCCGTGAGGGCCGCGACCTGATCATCACGCCGCATCCAGGGGAGATGGCCCGGCTGGTCGGCTGCACGGTCGAGGACCTCCAGGCTGATCGCATCGGCATGACCACCGACTTCGCGAGGCGCCACAAGCTGTACGTGGTGCTCAAGGGCTACCGCACGTTAGTGGTCACGCCCGACGAGAAGGTGTTCGTGAACCCGACCGGTTGCGCCGGCATGGCCACGGGCGGCACCGGGGATGTGCTGGCGGGCATGCTCGCCGCGTGGCTGGGCCAACTGCTGGACGCGGAGGCCGCGTGCCGGCTGGCCGTGTACCTGCACGGTTCGGCCGGGGAACTGGCCGACGCCGACAACGGGGAAGTGTCGATGACGGCCGGCGATCTGATCGATCACATCGGCGATGCCGTGCTGGAGCTGACGGCGCGCCGCCGCGTGGCCACGAAAGCCGCCGATTGAATACAGCCACAGATTAGCCAGAGATTAGACACAGACACTCAATCCTCTTAATCCTGGGCACAGACAGACACTTGTCCTCTTCCTGGAACACGGACGCTTAAGCCTCATCATTCACGTGGTCTACGAATCCAACTCGGAGTCCGATACTCGCGCCATTGCGGCTCGTCTTGCCGCAGAACTGCAGCCGGGCGCGGTGCTGTTGCTGTCGGGCGACCTCGGGGCGGGGAAGACGGCGTTCACTAAGGGGCTGGCTGAAGGACTCGGCATCGATGCTGCCGACGTCACGAGCCCAACGTTCACGCTGGTTCACGAGTATCGCCAGGGTCGGCTGCCGCTGGTCCACGTCGATTTGTACCGGTTGGAGAAAGTGGACCTGGACGAGTTAGGCATGGATGCCGAACTGGCTGACCAGGGAGTGCTCGCGATCGAATGGGCAGATCGCCTGATCCGGGTGCCGGTGGGTGCGGTGTCGGTCCAGATTGTGGCGACCGGTGACGACACCCGGGCGATTGCCATTGCTGCGGTCTGACTTATGTTAAACTGGTTAACGACTGGTTAATACTGGAGTGCCGATGACCAAGGTAACTGCCTTCGAGGCGAAGACCCGGTTCGGCGAGCTGTTGGAGCGCGTCGCACAGGGCGAGGAAGTCGTGATTACCCGGCACGACAAGCCCGTTGCCCGGCTGGTACCCGAGGGTGCGCAGCGGGTCGATGACGTGCGGCGTGCCGTCAGTGGCTTGCAGGAGCTGCAGCAGCAGATCCGCAAGCGGTCCCGCGCGAAGCTCTCGGACCGCGAAGTCCGCTCGGCCATCGACGAAGGCCGGCTGTGACGAAATCGTTCGTGGCGGACGCCTCGGTGGCCGTGGGCTGGGTCCACCCCGCGCAGTCGAACGAAGACACAGCCGCGACTCTGATTGCGATTGCTGAGGGCGCAACCCTCGAGGTGCCGGCCCTTTGGCCGCTGGAGGTGGCCAACGCGCTGACGGTTCTGGAGCGGCGCGGCAAGCTCAGCGCAGGCGAGCGGCAGATTGCGCTCGGTTGGCTTCGCGGGCTTCGATTGCGCCTCGATCACGAGATGGCCGGCCTGGCCTTCTCGCGCCTCGCCGAACTTGCGAGCACGTACCGGCTGTCAGTCTACGATGCGTCTTATTTGGAATTAGCCCAGCGCCGTCGATTGCCGCTCGCGTGCAAGGATGGCCCGCTGCGAACAGCCGCCATGAAGGGCGGCGTCGCCCTCTACCGCGCCGGCGCCTAGATCGGCGCCCTCAGCGGACCGGCCCCCGGCGGGGGATCAGGTAGGAACGCGGGCTAGCGGAGGCTGATCGGGCGGATGCCTGGCTCTGACAGCGACGCCGCGCCGCCCGAGGCTTCCAGCATCTCCCGTGGCTCCATCGGGCCATCGGCCTGGAAGAGCAGCATCAACAAGAACGTCAACACCAGCGAGATACCGGCGGCGGCCGCCAGTCGGCTTACGAACGTCATGCCCATGCTAGTTTGCATATTGCATGCCCGTTTATCGGCTGATGTGCAAAAGGGGATAGCGGCGAGATCGGGTCCGGGCGCGCCGCCGGGCCGCGTCAGGCCTGCAGGTTCGTCACGGCGGGCGTGTAAGTATTGCGGACGCCTTCGGCGATCAGGATGGCCACCCCCGCGATAATGGCCATGTCGGCGACATTGAAGACGCCGGTCCTGAGCGGACCGATTCCCACATTGAGAAAATCGATCACCCGGCCCATGGCCACCCGGTCCACCAGGTTCGAGACCCCGCCGGCCAGGAACAGCGCCAGGCCGGCCTGGCCCAGGCGCGAAAACCGGCTGCGCAGCGCCAGCACCGCTGTCGCGAGCAGGAACAGTCCGTTACCAAACTGAAAGAAGGTGGCTCGTAGTTCGGGGCGCCACTGCGCGCCAACACCCAGGAACGCCCCTGGGTTCTCGTGGTACGTCAGCCGGACCGTGTCCGAGAAGAACGACTGGTCGGGCGCGCCCGTCAGGGTCGTCATGGCGTAGTGCTTCGTCGCACGGTCGCAGGAGGCGGTACCGGCGAGGAGCAGGCCGAGCAGGAGTAGCCGTCTGAGGTCTTTCATCGCGGGGCTACTCCACGCGATAGTTCGGCGCTTCTTTCGTAATCGTCACGTCGTGGACGTGGCTTTCGCGGAAGCCGGCATTGGTGATGCGGATGATCTCCGCGTCGCGCTGCAGGTCGGGGATGGTCGCCGCGCCGCAGTACCCCATGCCGGCCCGCAGGCCGCCCATCAACTGGTGCACCACCATCGACATGCTGCCC
It contains:
- the tsaE gene encoding tRNA (adenosine(37)-N6)-threonylcarbamoyltransferase complex ATPase subunit type 1 TsaE; this translates as MVYESNSESDTRAIAARLAAELQPGAVLLLSGDLGAGKTAFTKGLAEGLGIDAADVTSPTFTLVHEYRQGRLPLVHVDLYRLEKVDLDELGMDAELADQGVLAIEWADRLIRVPVGAVSVQIVATGDDTRAIAIAAV
- a CDS encoding type II toxin-antitoxin system prevent-host-death family antitoxin, translated to MTKVTAFEAKTRFGELLERVAQGEEVVITRHDKPVARLVPEGAQRVDDVRRAVSGLQELQQQIRKRSRAKLSDREVRSAIDEGRL
- a CDS encoding type II toxin-antitoxin system VapC family toxin, with amino-acid sequence MTKSFVADASVAVGWVHPAQSNEDTAATLIAIAEGATLEVPALWPLEVANALTVLERRGKLSAGERQIALGWLRGLRLRLDHEMAGLAFSRLAELASTYRLSVYDASYLELAQRRRLPLACKDGPLRTAAMKGGVALYRAGA
- a CDS encoding signal peptidase II, which gives rise to MKDLRRLLLLGLLLAGTASCDRATKHYAMTTLTGAPDQSFFSDTVRLTYHENPGAFLGVGAQWRPELRATFFQFGNGLFLLATAVLALRSRFSRLGQAGLALFLAGGVSNLVDRVAMGRVIDFLNVGIGPLRTGVFNVADMAIIAGVAILIAEGVRNTYTPAVTNLQA